acacacacacacacacacacacacacacacacacacacacacacacacacacacacacacacacacaccggtaaGTAATtaccgtctctctctctctctctctctctctctggtgccCGAAAAAGGTAGGTTGTTGGGGCCGACCAACGACCGTTGGTCACAAAAcagagaccgagaccgagaccgaggtgCACTAGTGCACAGGAGACCATCAGGTCTTCCGATCCGGGTGGGTGGCGCCCTCTACTATTTATTCCCGGCCCCCGTCTGGTGATATATTTCAGTGAATTGGCCCAAAACGCCCCCAAACTGGAGGTCCCCTTTTTGTATGAAATGTTGTGTCCGAAAAAAAGCTTGCAACATTTCAACGCGCCTCCTGACATTTGCGCCTAAATGTAGCCCTCGACTCGACAGTCCTGTGGTCTAGCGTGCAACAGTCCCGCTCGCACGATGAAGCGCTCCGGCAACCGCAACGCAGACCGTGAATTGCCGGGTGTGCGTGAATTATTTCGCTGGTAATAATTCACGGAAACACCCAAAAAGGCCTGCGGCTCTGCATGGTGCATTGGGGTGGACAGgattgggtggtggtgtgaacAGGTATTGTCGGTCGGGATTGTTCGGGTCGGGAAACAGTTTAGAGCGAAAATATATTAATGAGAACTTAAGCACTCAGCGGACAGCGGACCAAAAACTAGCAACGAAAATTATCcgacgtgcgtgcgtgcgagtgagtgtatgtgtgcgtgcatGCGCCAGCGACATCCGACATCTGTTGGACATTGTgcctgtgtgcctgtgtgtgtatgtgtgttgatTTGGAGTTAGAGGGTTTCCAGAGTCAGAGAGGGTTAATTActtatgttgctgctgttgctgctcctgctgctgctgctgctgcaccgacTGCGGCTGCTCCTGCCGCCGGCCATCGCTGTCGGCACCGTCGGCCCCACCATCACCGTTGCCTCGCCCCCCCTGGCGTTGCTGGCGTTGTGGTTGCGCcgtcggttgctgttgctgttgcagcaCGGTCGCCAGGTCCTGCTcgctggtgtcctttttgcggCGTGGCCGCCGCATTAGCGGATCGGTATCGGTGGCGCCACGgcctcccgccgccgccgcccccccgCCCCGATTCCTGGCGGCCATTCCTGGTGCTCCGCCACCCGGTTTGGGCTTAGGCGGTTCCTGCTCCTTGACCGGGGCCAACGCGGccccggccggagccggagcagcgCTGGTGGCCAGTGCAGGGCCCTTGCACCCTTTACCACCCTTCCCGGAGGTGGCGGACGAAGAGCGCCGGCTGCGGGCCCGGCAGTAGCGGCCGGGGAACACTGACAGACACTGACAGCCGGCGGACATCCCGGACAGGTTGCTGGTGTCGAGGGTGAGCGGCGTGTCGAGCGTGTACTCCTCCGAGTACAGCGACGCCGTGCCCAGCTTCGTGCTGACCACCACCCCGCTGGTGTACCCGTTGCCTACCaggttgtggttgttgttcaGGTGGTTCAGATACTGCTCCtggtgctcctgctgctggtcgggCCGTAGGGTGTGCTTCAGG
The nucleotide sequence above comes from Anopheles cruzii unplaced genomic scaffold, idAnoCruzAS_RS32_06 scaffold03178_ctg1, whole genome shotgun sequence. Encoded proteins:
- the LOC128276950 gene encoding uncharacterized protein LOC128276950, which codes for MRDTIKPPSSLPLRSPPVCQHTDHTTSYQRQPQPQQQQQQHTQLDIANNNSQQQQQQQHLYVNPVQGFLNYELYLKHTLRPDQQQEHQEQYLNHLNNNHNLVGNGYTSGVVVSTKLGTASLYSEEYTLDTPLTLDTSNLSGMSAGCQCLSVFPGRYCRARSRRSSSATSGKGGKGCKGPALATSAAPAPAGAALAPVKEQEPPKPKPGGGAPGMAARNRGGGAAAAGGRGATDTDPLMRRPRRKKDTSEQDLATVLQQQQQPTAQPQRQQRQGGRGNGDGGADGADSDGRRQEQPQSVQQQQQQEQQQQQH